The genome window TTCATCCTGAAATTCCCGACCACCAGCTACAAAACCAACCACCTGAGAATAACGTTGGCCACGAATGCGGTGCCGGGCTGGAATGAAATTGATGCGGTGCAATTGATTGGGAAATAGGCAGTGAAGAAGCCCTCGCGTAGGGACGTAGCTTGCTACGTCTCTTTTTATTTAGGGGGCTCACGGCGGCCCTTCGCTCGCACTCGTGGTTCCTCACGACACACACATACAAGCGGCTCAAAGATGCCCAACATGATTGTCAGGACAACGCTGTTGCTACGCCTTCGCGCAGAGATGTAGCATGCTACGTCTCTACTGATTATCCGCGACCGCGGATCAGTTTCTGGAGCCTCAACCAGGTTTGAAATCGGGGGCAGTGTCGCCGGGTTTGAACAGTTCGATCTTCGGCTTACCGGCGGCCGCGGCGTACTGCTGATTCAGCCGCTCCATGTCTTTCTTGTCCCAGCCCACGCTGGAGAATTCGACTTTGCCCTCGGGCGAAATCCAGAACACAGTGGGAACATTGGTCAGCCCGTAAGCATTAGAGACCGGATATTTGCCGATTTCATCCAGCCCAATGGGAAATTCCACGCCGTACTGTTGTGCGAAAGCCGTGGTATCAGCGGGGCCATCCTGCGAGATGCCGATCATCTGCGCCTTGCCGTTGCCATAAGCCGCAAACATACGCTCCAGATAAGGAAAGGCCAACTGACAGGTCGGACAGGTGACCTTAAAAAATGCAGCCAGCACCGGTCCTTGCGAACGGGCTTTTTCGAGAGAAAATTTCGAGGGTTGCCCCATCAGATTGAGCGAGAATTCCGGCGCGCGGCTTCCGGAGATTAAAGCAGGCATGGACAGACTCCTTGACTTTTGATTCTTCGACCTGTTCTTCGATCTATTTTTATTTTAATCGAGGAGTGAGAAGCGCTGCAGAATCTTGCGCGTCAACCCCGTAAGCGGAAGACTATTGAGCCGTCGAATGTTAACCCACTTTGCCGGGCTTTGTTCGGCTTTGGGCTTGGCATCTTTGGACCTGGATTGCTCTGTT of Terriglobales bacterium contains these proteins:
- a CDS encoding TlpA disulfide reductase family protein produces the protein MPALISGSRAPEFSLNLMGQPSKFSLEKARSQGPVLAAFFKVTCPTCQLAFPYLERMFAAYGNGKAQMIGISQDGPADTTAFAQQYGVEFPIGLDEIGKYPVSNAYGLTNVPTVFWISPEGKVEFSSVGWDKKDMERLNQQYAAAAGKPKIELFKPGDTAPDFKPG